The Roseibium sp. Sym1 nucleotide sequence GGGTCGGCTCGTCCAGGATCAGGACCTCCGGTGCGGTGAACAGCCACTTGGCCAGCACCACCTTCTGCTGGTTGCCACCCGACAGGTTGACCGTTTTCTGAAACACCGACGGCGTGCGGATGGCCAGCGCCTCGCGGTATCTTTCGGCGACCCTGGTTTCCTCGTTGCGCTTCAGGATCGCGCCGGAGGAAACGCCGTCCAGGTTTGCCAGGGTGGTGTTGAAGCGGATGGTCTCGTCGAGCACCAGGCCGAGCGCCTTGCGATCCTCCGTGACATAGGAGATGCCGGCCTTGATCGCACGGTCGACCGTGCTGACATCCACCGGCTGGCCCTTCAGCTTCACGGCACCGGAAATGTTGCGCCCGTAGGACCGGCCGAAGATCGACATGGCCAGTTCCGTACGGCCGGACCCCATCAGACCGGCAATGCCGACCACTTCTCCGGCGCGCACATTGAAGGCCGCATTCCGGATGACCTGGCGTTCGGCGTGTTCCGGATGCCAGACATTCCAGTCCTCGACTTCCATGAGAACCTCGCCCGGCGTGCGCTGGTGCTCGGGGAAGCGATGGGTCATGTCCCGGCCGACCATGTCCTTGACGATGTCGTCCTCGCTCAGGCCCGCTTTCGCATCGAGATTGGACACCGTCATGCCGTCCCGGATCACCGTGACGCTGTCAGCCACGTAGCGGACTTCGTTCAGCTTGTGCGAGATGATGATGCTGGTGACGCCCTGTGCCTTCAGCTCCAGCATCAGGTCCAGCAGCTTCTTGCTGTCATTTTCCTGGAGTGCCGCGGTCGGCTCGTCCAGGATCAGCAGCTTGACGTCCTTGGAAAGCGCCTTTGCGATTTCCACCAGCTGCTGCTTGCCGACGCCGATATTGTCGACCTTCGTGGTCGGCGCTTCCACCAGCCCGACCTTGGCCAGCAGTGCTTCCGTGCGCTTGTTGGTCTCGCGCCAGTCGATCATGCCATTGCGGGCACATTCATTGCCGAGGAAGATGTTCTCCGCGATGGAGAGCTGCGGCACCAGGGCAAGCTCCTGGTGAATGATGATGATGCCCTGCTGTTCACTGTCCGAAATCCCGGAAAATCTCGCGGTTTCGCCGCCATAGATGATATCGCCGTCGTATTCCCCGTGCGGGTACACGCCCGACAGGACCTTCATCAGCGTGGACTTCCCGGCCCCGTTCTCGCCGACGACGGCGTGGATTTCTCCTTGCTGGACGTCCAGGTTGACCCGGTCCAGCGCCTTCACGCCGGGAAAGGTCTTGCTGATATTCTGCATGGAAAGGAGTGCCATCGGCCCCGGTCCCCGAATTCCGTTAAAGGTCCCGCCCGCAAGTCAGATGCCCACGGGCGGGAAAGTTTGCTTGGGAGATTGGTCTTATTTGACCTGGTCGGCCGTGTAGTAGCCGCTGCCGATCAGCACTTCTTCCCAGTTGCCGGCATCGACCGAGACCGGCTCCAGCAGGTAGGACGGCACAACCTTGACACCGTTGTCATAGGTCTTGGTGTCGTTGATTTCCGGCTCGCCGCCGCCCAGAAGCGCGTCGACCATGCCCACGGTGACACGGGCAAGCTCACGGGTGTCCTTGAAGACGGTGGAGTACTGCTCGCCTGCGAGGATGGATTTTACCGACGGCACTTCGGCGTCCTGGCCGCTCACGATCGGCATTTTCTGGTCGCCGGAACCGTAGCCGACACCTTTAAGGGACGACAGGATACCGATGGACAGGCCGTCATAGGGGCTCAGGGCGCCGTGCAGGGTCTTGTCGGTGTAGTGGGCGGACAGGAGATTGTCCATGCGGGCCTGCGCGACCGCACCGTCCCAGCGCAGCGTGCCGACCGTGTCCATGCCCATCTGGCCGGACTGAATGACGATGGTGCCGTCATCGATCAGCGGCTGCAGGACCGACATGGCGCCGTCATAGAAGAAATAGGCGTTGTTGTCGTCAGGCGATCCACCGAACAGTTCGACATTGTACGGACCGTCGCCGAAGCGTTCCTTCAGGCCGTTGACCAGCGACGTCGCCTGCTGCACGCCGACCTTGAAATTGTCGAATGTGGCGTAGTAGTCGACATTGCCGCTGTCGCGGATCAGGCGGTCATAGGCAATGACCTTGATG carries:
- the mmsA gene encoding multiple monosaccharide ABC transporter ATP-binding protein, which produces MALLSMQNISKTFPGVKALDRVNLDVQQGEIHAVVGENGAGKSTLMKVLSGVYPHGEYDGDIIYGGETARFSGISDSEQQGIIIIHQELALVPQLSIAENIFLGNECARNGMIDWRETNKRTEALLAKVGLVEAPTTKVDNIGVGKQQLVEIAKALSKDVKLLILDEPTAALQENDSKKLLDLMLELKAQGVTSIIISHKLNEVRYVADSVTVIRDGMTVSNLDAKAGLSEDDIVKDMVGRDMTHRFPEHQRTPGEVLMEVEDWNVWHPEHAERQVIRNAAFNVRAGEVVGIAGLMGSGRTELAMSIFGRSYGRNISGAVKLKGQPVDVSTVDRAIKAGISYVTEDRKALGLVLDETIRFNTTLANLDGVSSGAILKRNEETRVAERYREALAIRTPSVFQKTVNLSGGNQQKVVLAKWLFTAPEVLILDEPTRGIDVGAKYEIYTIINDLAAQGKAVVMISSEMPELLGMCDRIYVMNEGALVGELDAGDASQERIMSLIVNE
- the chvE gene encoding multiple monosaccharide ABC transporter substrate-binding protein: MKLVSKALVAVAAAATLMSGVALSGAAMAQDKGTIGIAMPTKSSARWISDGNSMVEQFTAAGYETDLQYAEDDIPNQLAQIENMITKGADVLVIAAIDGTTLSNALENAAAAGIKVIAYDRLIRDSGNVDYYATFDNFKVGVQQATSLVNGLKERFGDGPYNVELFGGSPDDNNAYFFYDGAMSVLQPLIDDGTIVIQSGQMGMDTVGTLRWDGAVAQARMDNLLSAHYTDKTLHGALSPYDGLSIGILSSLKGVGYGSGDQKMPIVSGQDAEVPSVKSILAGEQYSTVFKDTRELARVTVGMVDALLGGGEPEINDTKTYDNGVKVVPSYLLEPVSVDAGNWEEVLIGSGYYTADQVK